From a region of the Arachis ipaensis cultivar K30076 chromosome B09, Araip1.1, whole genome shotgun sequence genome:
- the LOC107617601 gene encoding transcription initiation factor TFIID subunit 12b yields the protein MAETPNASTSSPKPSTMDPQSQPSQNPNPNPNPIPNSNPNPSMSAQSPSISNFSQQQSPSIHNISSPSLPPLPQDPQQSHQGMTMNPMSQFQLQQTLQRSPSMTRVNQMQSQQQQQQLGVMRQQAGLYGGQMNFGGSASAAGQLQNQQQQQQQQQLGGSSLSRSALMGQSGHFPMLSSAGAAQFNLLSSPRQKGGLVQGSQFSSANSAGQPHQGMQAMGMMGTPNLSSQLRAANGAMAYAQQLRISQSQMRQNSLTSQQVQGLPRPSSSLAFMNSPLSGLSQNGQPAMINSLTQQQWFKQMPAMSGPGSPLRLQQQRQQQLASPAAQLQQSMTLNPHQLSQLMQQQKPMGQPQLQQLQQQQQQQQPPQQQQQQQLLQQQQQQPSQLQASVHHHQQQQSPRMSGPMGQKSLSLTGSQPDATASGATTPGGSSSQGTEATNQLLGKRKIQELVAQVDPQCKLDPEVIDLFLELADDFIDAATTHGCMLAKHRKSSTLESKDLLLHLEKNWDLKIPGYSSEDKKNQGKPLQNDLHKRRLDMIRSLMESSHAEPSMNNSKDISRQGIPNPVGGHHLIRPLGSEQLLSHSTSSQMLQQITRFQ from the exons ATGGCTGAAACTCCAAACGCCTCAACGTCCTCACCAAAACCCTCTACCATGGACCCTCAATCCCAGCCTTCCCAAAATCCAAACCCAAACCCAAACCCAATCCCTAATTCAAATCCCAACCCTTCAATGTCAGCGCAATCGCCTTCGATCTCAAACTTCTCTCAACAACAATCCCCTTCAATTCACAATATCTCTTCCCCTTCTCTCCCCCCTCTCCCCCAAGACCCTCAGCAATCACA TCAGGGGATGACCATGAACCCTATGTCCCAATTCCAACTCCAGCAGACCCTCCAGCGGTCCCCTTCGATGACACGGGTCAATCAAATGCAGtctcagcagcagcagcagcagcttgGCGTTATGCGGCAGCAGGCTGGGTTGTACGGCGGCCAAATGAATTTCGGCGGTTCTGCTTCGGCGGCAGGTCAGCTGCAgaatcagcagcagcagcagcaacaacagcaGTTGGGAGGGTCGAGTCTTTCGCGCTCGGCTCTGATGGGGCAGAGTGGGCACTTCCCTATGTTGTCTAGTGCTGGAGCAGCGCAGTTTAACTTGTTGTCCTCG CCAAGGCAGAAGGGTGGGCTAGTCCAGGGATCACAATTCTCATCAGCTAATTCTGCTGGACAGCCACATCAAGGAATGCAAGCAATGGGGATGATGGGGACGCCAAATCTCAGCTCGCAACTAAGAGCTGCTAATGGAGCCATGGCATATGCTCAGCAATTGCGAATAAGTCAAAGCCAGATGAGGCAGAATTCACTTACCTCTCAGCAG GTTCAAGGCTTACCAAGACCGTCGTCATCGTTGGCCTTTATGAATTCCCCGTTATCTGGCTTGTCTCAGAATGGACAGCCTGCAATGATTAATTCTTTAACACAGCAACAGTGGTTTAAGCAAATGCCTGCAATGTCAGGTCCTGGTTCACCATTGCGTCTTCAACAGCAGAGGCAGCAACAACTGGCTTCACCTGCGGCTCAACTGCAACAAAGTATGACCTTGAATCCACATCAATTGTCCCAGTTAATGCAGCAACAAAAACCAATGGGGCAGCCTCAGCTGCAGCAACtgcaacagcagcagcagcagcagcagccaccccagcagcagcaacagcaacaacttctacagcagcagcagcaacaaccgTCTCAACTTCAAGCATCTGTTCAtcatcatcagcagcagcagTCTCCAAGGATGTCAGGACCCATGGGCCAAAAGTCACTTAGTCTTACAGGATCACAGCCAGATGCTACTGCATCTGGCGCAACTACCCCAGGGGGAAGCTCAAGCCAAGGAACTGAAGCGACAAACCAACTCCTTGGAAAAAGAAAGATACAGGAGTTAGTTGCACAG GTTGATCCACAGTGTAAGCTGGACCCTGAAGTTATAGACCTTTTTTTAGAGCTTGCTGATGACTTCATTGATGCA GCGACAACACATGGTTGCATGTTGGCAAAACACAGAAAGTCATCCACTTTGGAGTCCAAGGATTTATTGCTACACCTAG AGAAAAATTGGGATTTGAAGATACCAGGATATTCAAGTGAAGATAAAAAGAATCAAGGCAAACCT CTACAAAATGACCTACACAAGAGGCGCTTGGATATG ATTCGTTCATTGATGGAATCATCACATGCCGAACCAAGTATGAACAATTCTAAAGACATAAGTAGACAGGGCATTCCTAACCCTGTTGGTGGCCACCACCTAATAAGGCCCCTGGGTTCAGAGCAATTGCTTTCTCATTCAACTAGCTCTCAAATGCTACAGCAAATAACAAGGTTTCAATAG
- the LOC107617602 gene encoding metallophosphoesterase 1 isoform X2 yields MVPRCSETHFFFQTHPCFMHHSNPRMGVTVGLKVLSLVAIASLLVFEEWVSTPACNLVDPFEDPKFEDDPENLKVMLVADLLLLGSESGYLSVFFRDYYISKFFRKSFESLKPDLLLVLGDVSAKGSELTRSKWTSVLQQFYQILGPFVDLPFHAVLGDRDIGDCSDLDLNKVNWISSKLPGLDPSGCGAFEINNISFVTLNAVALLCGNNSLRFGIEKVIERESLEFRDETGGINDSINTTDANYNFMWRVHSMPSGSGPVILLHFPLKQTGNQRQGGIDTLKRSPISLIEGLNEVSKPREHIGAGVYKLLHTLPQNASEYILQALKPRIIFSAHSHSFSDHVHFDQTREITVPAMSWNARDDPGFVFATFQKTGN; encoded by the exons ATGGTTCCCAGGTGTAGTGAAACCCATTTTTTCTTCCAAACCCACCCTTGTTTCATGCATCACTCGAATCCAAGAATGGGGGTAACTGTTGGGTTGAAGGTGTTGTCTCTAGTAGCCATAGCCTCCCTCCTTGTGTTCGAGGAGTGGGTCTCCACACCCGCATGCAACTTGGTTGACCCCTTTGAAGATCCCAAATTTGAAGATGACCCTGAAAACTTGAAGGTCATGCTTGTCGCTGACCTTCTCTTGTTGGGCTCTGAGTCTGGTTATTTAAGCGTCTTCTTCAGGGACTACTACATATCCAAGTTCTTTAGG AAATCTTTTGAAAGTTTGAAGCCTGATTTGCTTCTTGTCTTGGGAGATGTATCTGCAAAAGGTTCTGAGTTGACAAGAAGCAAATGGACGTCAGTGCTTCAGCAGTTTTACCAAATTTTGGGCCCCTTTGTCGATCTTCCATTCCATGCTGTTCTTGGTGATAGGGATATTGGAGACTGCAGTGATCTTGATCTCAACAAAGTTAACTGGATTTCTAGCAAATTACCAGGATTGGATCCTTCTGGCTGTGGTGCATTTGAAATTAATAATATCAGTTTTGTGACACTGAATGCTGTGGCCTTACTCTGTGGTAACAATAGTTTACGGTTCGGTATTGAAAAGGTAATAGAGAGGGAAAGTCTAGAATTTCGCGATGAAACAGGAGGAATAAATGATTCTATCAACACTACAGATGCCAACTATAACTTCATGTGGAGGGTTCACTCCATGCCATCTGGATCAGGACCTGTAATTCTACTCCATTTTCCTTTGAAACAAACAGGAAACCAGCGCCAAGGTGGCATTGATACTTTAAAGAGATCACCTATCTCTTTAATTGAGGGGTTAAATGAGGTCTCAAAACCCAG GGAGCATATTGGAGCTGGTGTGTACAAATTACTTCATACCCTTCCGCAAAATGCTTCTGAGTACATTTTACAAGCTCTGAAGCCAAG AATTATTTTCAGTGCTCACAGCCATTCGTTTTCTGACCATGTTCATTTCGACCAAACTAGAGAGATTACAGTTCCGGCAATGTCATGGAATGCAAGAGATGATCCTGGATTTGTGTTTGCCACATTTCAGAAGACAG GCAACTAA
- the LOC107617602 gene encoding metallophosphoesterase 1 isoform X1, whose product MVPRCSETHFFFQTHPCFMHHSNPRMGVTVGLKVLSLVAIASLLVFEEWVSTPACNLVDPFEDPKFEDDPENLKVMLVADLLLLGSESGYLSVFFRDYYISKFFRKSFESLKPDLLLVLGDVSAKGSELTRSKWTSVLQQFYQILGPFVDLPFHAVLGDRDIGDCSDLDLNKVNWISSKLPGLDPSGCGAFEINNISFVTLNAVALLCGNNSLRFGIEKVIERESLEFRDETGGINDSINTTDANYNFMWRVHSMPSGSGPVILLHFPLKQTGNQRQGGIDTLKRSPISLIEGLNEVSKPREHIGAGVYKLLHTLPQNASEYILQALKPRIIFSAHSHSFSDHVHFDQTREITVPAMSWNARDDPGFVFATFQKTGRAISISYCSLARESHILLVYISIMVLFCFFCLKG is encoded by the exons ATGGTTCCCAGGTGTAGTGAAACCCATTTTTTCTTCCAAACCCACCCTTGTTTCATGCATCACTCGAATCCAAGAATGGGGGTAACTGTTGGGTTGAAGGTGTTGTCTCTAGTAGCCATAGCCTCCCTCCTTGTGTTCGAGGAGTGGGTCTCCACACCCGCATGCAACTTGGTTGACCCCTTTGAAGATCCCAAATTTGAAGATGACCCTGAAAACTTGAAGGTCATGCTTGTCGCTGACCTTCTCTTGTTGGGCTCTGAGTCTGGTTATTTAAGCGTCTTCTTCAGGGACTACTACATATCCAAGTTCTTTAGG AAATCTTTTGAAAGTTTGAAGCCTGATTTGCTTCTTGTCTTGGGAGATGTATCTGCAAAAGGTTCTGAGTTGACAAGAAGCAAATGGACGTCAGTGCTTCAGCAGTTTTACCAAATTTTGGGCCCCTTTGTCGATCTTCCATTCCATGCTGTTCTTGGTGATAGGGATATTGGAGACTGCAGTGATCTTGATCTCAACAAAGTTAACTGGATTTCTAGCAAATTACCAGGATTGGATCCTTCTGGCTGTGGTGCATTTGAAATTAATAATATCAGTTTTGTGACACTGAATGCTGTGGCCTTACTCTGTGGTAACAATAGTTTACGGTTCGGTATTGAAAAGGTAATAGAGAGGGAAAGTCTAGAATTTCGCGATGAAACAGGAGGAATAAATGATTCTATCAACACTACAGATGCCAACTATAACTTCATGTGGAGGGTTCACTCCATGCCATCTGGATCAGGACCTGTAATTCTACTCCATTTTCCTTTGAAACAAACAGGAAACCAGCGCCAAGGTGGCATTGATACTTTAAAGAGATCACCTATCTCTTTAATTGAGGGGTTAAATGAGGTCTCAAAACCCAG GGAGCATATTGGAGCTGGTGTGTACAAATTACTTCATACCCTTCCGCAAAATGCTTCTGAGTACATTTTACAAGCTCTGAAGCCAAG AATTATTTTCAGTGCTCACAGCCATTCGTTTTCTGACCATGTTCATTTCGACCAAACTAGAGAGATTACAGTTCCGGCAATGTCATGGAATGCAAGAGATGATCCTGGATTTGTGTTTGCCACATTTCAGAAGACAGGTAGAGCAATCAGCATCAGCTATTGTTCTCTCGCTAGAGAATCTCATATTCTTCTTGTCTATATCTCTATAATGGTTTTGTTTTGCTTCTTTTGTTTAAAAGGATAG
- the LOC107617602 gene encoding metallophosphoesterase 1 isoform X3 has translation MVPRCSETHFFFQTHPCFMHHSNPRMGVTVGLKVLSLVAIASLLVFEEWVSTPACNLVDPFEDPKFEDDPENLKVMLVADLLLLGSESGYLSVFFRDYYISKFFRKSFESLKPDLLLVLGDVSAKGSELTRSKWTSVLQQFYQILGPFVDLPFHAVLGDRDIGDCSDLDLNKVNWISSKLPGLDPSGCGAFEINNISFVTLNAVALLCGNNSLRFGIEKVIERESLEFRDETGGINDSINTTDANYNFMWRVHSMPSGSGPVILLHFPLKQTGNQRQGGIDTLKRSPISLIEGLNEVSKPREHIGAGVYKLLHTLPQNASEYILQALKPRIIFSAHSHSFSDHVHFDQTREITVPAMSWNARDDPGFVFATFQKTG, from the exons ATGGTTCCCAGGTGTAGTGAAACCCATTTTTTCTTCCAAACCCACCCTTGTTTCATGCATCACTCGAATCCAAGAATGGGGGTAACTGTTGGGTTGAAGGTGTTGTCTCTAGTAGCCATAGCCTCCCTCCTTGTGTTCGAGGAGTGGGTCTCCACACCCGCATGCAACTTGGTTGACCCCTTTGAAGATCCCAAATTTGAAGATGACCCTGAAAACTTGAAGGTCATGCTTGTCGCTGACCTTCTCTTGTTGGGCTCTGAGTCTGGTTATTTAAGCGTCTTCTTCAGGGACTACTACATATCCAAGTTCTTTAGG AAATCTTTTGAAAGTTTGAAGCCTGATTTGCTTCTTGTCTTGGGAGATGTATCTGCAAAAGGTTCTGAGTTGACAAGAAGCAAATGGACGTCAGTGCTTCAGCAGTTTTACCAAATTTTGGGCCCCTTTGTCGATCTTCCATTCCATGCTGTTCTTGGTGATAGGGATATTGGAGACTGCAGTGATCTTGATCTCAACAAAGTTAACTGGATTTCTAGCAAATTACCAGGATTGGATCCTTCTGGCTGTGGTGCATTTGAAATTAATAATATCAGTTTTGTGACACTGAATGCTGTGGCCTTACTCTGTGGTAACAATAGTTTACGGTTCGGTATTGAAAAGGTAATAGAGAGGGAAAGTCTAGAATTTCGCGATGAAACAGGAGGAATAAATGATTCTATCAACACTACAGATGCCAACTATAACTTCATGTGGAGGGTTCACTCCATGCCATCTGGATCAGGACCTGTAATTCTACTCCATTTTCCTTTGAAACAAACAGGAAACCAGCGCCAAGGTGGCATTGATACTTTAAAGAGATCACCTATCTCTTTAATTGAGGGGTTAAATGAGGTCTCAAAACCCAG GGAGCATATTGGAGCTGGTGTGTACAAATTACTTCATACCCTTCCGCAAAATGCTTCTGAGTACATTTTACAAGCTCTGAAGCCAAG AATTATTTTCAGTGCTCACAGCCATTCGTTTTCTGACCATGTTCATTTCGACCAAACTAGAGAGATTACAGTTCCGGCAATGTCATGGAATGCAAGAGATGATCCTGGATTTGTGTTTGCCACATTTCAGAAGACAG GATAG
- the LOC107617602 gene encoding metallophosphoesterase 1 isoform X4, producing the protein MVPRCSETHFFFQTHPCFMHHSNPRMGVTVGLKVLSLVAIASLLVFEEWVSTPACNLVDPFEDPKFEDDPENLKVMLVADLLLLGSESGYLSVFFRDYYISKFFRKSFESLKPDLLLVLGDVSAKGSELTRSKWTSVLQQFYQILGPFVDLPFHAVLGDRDIGDCSDLDLNKVNWISSKLPGLDPSGCGAFEINNISFVTLNAVALLCGNNSLRFGIEKVIERESLEFRDETGGINDSINTTDANYNFMWRVHSMPSGSGPVILLHFPLKQTGNQRQGGIDTLKRSPISLIEGLNEVSKPREHIGAGVYKLLHTLPQNASEYILQALKPSAITSIINRS; encoded by the exons ATGGTTCCCAGGTGTAGTGAAACCCATTTTTTCTTCCAAACCCACCCTTGTTTCATGCATCACTCGAATCCAAGAATGGGGGTAACTGTTGGGTTGAAGGTGTTGTCTCTAGTAGCCATAGCCTCCCTCCTTGTGTTCGAGGAGTGGGTCTCCACACCCGCATGCAACTTGGTTGACCCCTTTGAAGATCCCAAATTTGAAGATGACCCTGAAAACTTGAAGGTCATGCTTGTCGCTGACCTTCTCTTGTTGGGCTCTGAGTCTGGTTATTTAAGCGTCTTCTTCAGGGACTACTACATATCCAAGTTCTTTAGG AAATCTTTTGAAAGTTTGAAGCCTGATTTGCTTCTTGTCTTGGGAGATGTATCTGCAAAAGGTTCTGAGTTGACAAGAAGCAAATGGACGTCAGTGCTTCAGCAGTTTTACCAAATTTTGGGCCCCTTTGTCGATCTTCCATTCCATGCTGTTCTTGGTGATAGGGATATTGGAGACTGCAGTGATCTTGATCTCAACAAAGTTAACTGGATTTCTAGCAAATTACCAGGATTGGATCCTTCTGGCTGTGGTGCATTTGAAATTAATAATATCAGTTTTGTGACACTGAATGCTGTGGCCTTACTCTGTGGTAACAATAGTTTACGGTTCGGTATTGAAAAGGTAATAGAGAGGGAAAGTCTAGAATTTCGCGATGAAACAGGAGGAATAAATGATTCTATCAACACTACAGATGCCAACTATAACTTCATGTGGAGGGTTCACTCCATGCCATCTGGATCAGGACCTGTAATTCTACTCCATTTTCCTTTGAAACAAACAGGAAACCAGCGCCAAGGTGGCATTGATACTTTAAAGAGATCACCTATCTCTTTAATTGAGGGGTTAAATGAGGTCTCAAAACCCAG GGAGCATATTGGAGCTGGTGTGTACAAATTACTTCATACCCTTCCGCAAAATGCTTCTGAGTACATTTTACAAGCTCTGAAGCCAAG TGCCATAACAAGCATTATCAATAGGAGCTGA
- the LOC107619239 gene encoding uncharacterized protein LOC107619239 isoform X2 — translation MLSPSFLILLLHTFRSMFLSLSLSQCVDSLSAIVSVVATPSQSPLAFPLSFSVPLWVASFFLLTCRSRGDQSSILAALRDRFDETFVAFVN, via the exons ATGCTAAGCCCCTCAttccttattcttcttcttcatactTTTCGATccatgtttctctctctctctctctctcaatgcgTTGACTCTCTCTCCGCCATAGTCTCTGTCGTCGCTACGCCATCTCAGTCGCCGCTCGcttttcctctctctttctctgtgCCTCTCTGGGTcgcttctttcttcctcttaacTTGTC GTTCTCGAGGAGATCAATCCTCAATTTTGGCGGCCCTAAGAGATAGATTCGACGAAACATTTGT TGCATTTGTCAACTGA